The following nucleotide sequence is from Coffea eugenioides isolate CCC68of chromosome 10, Ceug_1.0, whole genome shotgun sequence.
tttttatctcacatacatcacatcataaaaagtaccacaataattattccaaataataccATATCGACGATTGGCGGCAATTGGCAATTGCAGTCAACTCTTCAGTTTACACACATAAAAGAATGGATTCTTAAGTCAaggaaatttaaaatggttTTTGGGTGAATTTGAGATCCACTCATTTAAACTACAAAATTTGCAGGATTTCAACTCCAAATTCTTCTCAAATTATCCAAACAGTCAAAGGGATTTGGGTGAAGGATATGAAATCAAATTCACTTAAATTGTTGAATCCAAACACAAACACAACCTAGAGGATCATTCAAAGGCATCGCCGTTGTGTTTGCTTGCAGGAAATAGTTTGGGCTTGGGCTGCTATGTGTTTTTACCAATGTCTGTTTTAGGCAACAAGTTCTCCTTACAAGCTTGCAATCGCAGCTAAACTTATGTAATTCTTAACTCCACATTATTAATAAcatctttcctttttttcaaaaaataaagaaatcatAGTCTGAATTGATGTTCACATGAAAACATGCACTCGATTAAGTATTTATTTCGTAAAGCTCATAACACAACTAATTCACGTTGTTGACTATTAACCTTTCCCAAATCATTTTTGGGAAAAGCCTCCCAATATAGACCTAATAATCACCCCAAggacaccaaaaaaaaaaaaaaaaaaccaaaattaGGCCCATCATAAAGGTAAAAGGTAAGAGAGTAcacaaacaaagaaaagaaatacacagAAGGAAATGATGGAATCACCCACGTCAGCTCTCCAGCTTGGCACCGCGTTTTCTTCTCTCTCCTTCACGGCGTTGGCGTTTACCCGTCTTTTCTcgtctttttcctttccttccttCCTAGGCTTCTCCTCGCTCTTACCATTTTCCCTCAAATTTCACAGAAAAAATATCTATTACTTACTTTAGTCAACTCCTTCTGATAATCAAAATAATTCCGCTAATTGTAGCTAATTCATGGATCAAACCCACTGTTACAATGCATCGTTTACCAAATATCTTCATTACTCGTAAAAAATCCGGCAGCCGGATGGGGAGTCGGGATAGCCCAGCCGCCAAGCCGAAGCCGAGGTTGGAGCGGCGAAACGCGTTGAAGAATATAGACTATGAGCTGCCTTCAACTTCTTCGGAGGAAAATTCGTCGGTCTCTTCGGCGTCTTCATCatcggcggcggcggcggcggcgacGGCGACAAGAACTCGATCGCTTGATCTGATTCATCCTTTGTCGGAGAAGACCAGCTTCAGAATTGAAGGGAACGGGGAGGGTGAGTATGAGGTTATTTTCAGAAGTTTGGGCCTTTCTGGACCAGAAGATTTTGCTATTCCTACTGATGCTTGGGAGGCGATGAAGGTTCGGTCATCTTCCGATGTTCTTCCCCGTTTTTCACGGCTTAATTATAGTAGTGTTAGTAGTCCTGGAGCTGGAGATACTGATGGTGAAGTTTGTGCTGCTTCGCCTAGGGTTAGTGATGTAATTAGTCCTAGAAATGAGGGGATTGATTTTGGATGTTTGAGTAGTTCTGTTGCTAGCTCTGGAGTTAGTTTAACTAATCCACAAATCCTTGGTATTGATTTCGGATGTTCAAATAGTTCTTCTGCGATTAGTTGCGGTGATCAAATTATCGAGAAGATTGATTGTGGATTGCCGGGTAATGTGCCTATTGATGTCAATGGAGGAAGTGTTGGTGCAGCGCCTGATGTTGTGTGTGAATTATTGTATAGGTTAGGAGATAGTGTTAGAATAACTGATGCAATATCTAGCAGAATAGATGAGCAGGTTAAATTAAATCATGTTAGGGATGGTGATGGGAATCTCAATGGGAATGAGGGTGTTGAGATAATTGGTcgtggtggaggtggtggtggcATCAAAGGTGTGAGGCCACCAGCTTTGGCACCACCACCTGCTATGTCATTACCTGTTATTGATAATGGGTGCTCAACTTGGGATATCCTGAGGTCCTTTGCCCCAGAGGATGATAGGGTTCCATTTAGGTTTGAGGTTAGTGATGCTGTTACTTCTGATGATGAGGGTGGAAAGGGCTATCtggaggaggaagaagaggagGTTCGTGATGTGGTGGTGAGGAGGACGATAACTGGAGAGAATGGCATGCTATCAGGATCATGTTCATTTACCACAACTTCGATTGACGATGATTCATCTAGCACTACTACGGAGCCTATGTCAAATATTTCGCCCAATGGGAGATTTAGACGCATTATCACGTATTGGGAGAAAGGTGATCTCTTGGGACGTGGATCGTTTGGGTCGGTCTATGAAGGGATTGCCGAGTACGTCCAAATTATTTGTATTTGATTTACTTTTTCCTGCTTTATTATGTATTAtgcttgtttcttctttttgcttGTAGGATTTTGACATGCTTTTTTCCCCCCTAGTCTATAGTCCTCCATCAACATGCATGCCATTTGTTTGATCCTGGAAGTTGACATTGAATTGATGATCACTTAAAATATAGAATTAAGGAGTTGAGTTGGAGATTATGAGGAAAAAGATGCTTTAGAAGTTGGAAAAGTTACTGGTTTTCATTTTGAGACCAAATGCAAACTGTTATCTGTTTTGGTAACCCAGACTTCTAAGATGCTTATTCCCCCAGCTTTTTGCAAAGCCAATTATCTTAATTCTTTGACAATTATTAGCTTTATTCTATGGCTAATTGGCCCATATAGGGTTGACCGGTTGTGATGTATGAGCTCATTGAATGGAACACTTCTTACTATGCTTTCCTATAGGGAGGAAATGTGTACTCTGGCTCTTAATGTTCAAAACTTCATTTGTTGGAAATTTATAGTGCTTTTGCACGACTGGTCATTTTGACCTTTTTTATTTACTGGttcaattttttgaaaaataaattcaaaggCAATTTCTGCATTTATTTTGACAACTGAACATTTTGAGATGGGTTAGGAATTTATTACTTCGGGGTAGGGGGTTTCTTTGCTAACTGTTTCTTAGCTGAAATACTTCTGCTCAGTATTTTAGGTTTATGTTCTCTAAAGGATAGAGTACTTCCTCCGTTTCAAGTTTTATTGCACGGTCAACTTGGGCACAGTTTAAGAAATGGAGAATTTGTCCAAAACAAAATCATCTACAAAAGCATCTGTTTCTGCTATTGCCTCTAGATTAAGCTTTAACTCTTGTCagttttaaagttctgaaaGCAGCACAACTACCAAAGGAAAAAGATGGTCCGTGACATTGTTTATTGAAAAACATAACTGCAATGTTTTCTGACCAAACTGTGCAAATGATTGTTAAACTATTCAAAGTTCCATGATTTGATAGGTCAACTTTTGCTTTTGCTAAAATGATCATTCAATTAAGTCTGGCATATTTTTCTGAACAAAAAATGTAAGTTCTAGAGCAGGTGGTGCGCAATGTCACCATACCATTAACTTTGACCTCTTCTGGTTAAACTTTTGTTTGAGTAAAAAATGTCACTCAACTCTTAAAAGGTAACCATTTGGTCATCCCGTCTAATGCATGTAGAAAGGATGTCACATGAATTGCATGCACATATAGTTCCTTATCACATCTAGACGGACAATCTCATTTACTTATTCAGAAATCCACTTCTCAATCTCAGGAATTGATTGAAACCTGATTATGAATTTACAATCCCATTACACTCAATCTAACAAGCTTTCTCCAAAAATCCagtctttttgttttcttaataAACCCCGAAATAGAAATCAATTTTTCACCAGGGTATCAAGATGATGCAGCAAGCAGAAGATGATAGGGTGCTGGGCTTCCTCACAAAAGCCCAGGGAGAATAATTGGCTCTTAAGTGCTGGGAGGAAGTAATTGTTGAACAAAACTGCCTTGTCAAATAGCTAATATTGTTCTTGGTGGTGGTTTTGGGTTTGGGGAATTGAGGGATTTGAGTTGACCGGGGAGGTGGGAAAGAGTGATTTCATCATCCTTGTTGAAATGAGTACCAGGAGGGGTAGGGAGAGAGATAGGGAGTAGGATCTCTGGTAGTGAAGGTTGTAGTATTAAGGGCTTTGTTATATTACTTAGACGGGTGTAGGGACTTGTTATATAATTTAGTTAGAGTGAGTGGGGGGAAAGAGTGATGTCATCATCTTCGTTGAAATGAGTGCCACGAGGGGCAGGGAGAGAGATAGGGAGTAGGAACCCTGCTAGTGAAGGTGGTAGTAGTGGAGGCTTTGTTTTATTAATTAGACAGGTGTAGCAGCTTGTTATATAATTTAGTTGGAGTCTCTATTTCTCTGATTTAGCTATTTTGATTCCCgaaacattttttcttttcaaaatttccctgAAAGATTTTCTAGACatttttgcccctaaaaaacTTTCGTGAATGTAAGGTCCGTGACTCTTCCCCAACCTTAACTCCTGAATTGCATGGAGTTGAGTTGAGTATAGTTGAGTGACATTTAAGAGTTGAGTGATGCTTTTAAGAGTTGAGTGACATTTTTAGCTATAAATAAATTGTTTAAGTGACTGAAGGAAGTCAAAGTTAATGGTTTGGTGACAATGTATTCCATTTGCTCTAAGTTTTATTACTTAAAGAACGTACACTTTTATTAAATGAGTAACAAAAAATTGTATGCGCTTATTAGTTGACTGACCATTTTGGCTCAGGAAAAAGTTTTGAAACCAAAACAGAGAATTTGTGCGGTTTAACACAATTATCATTTTGGCTGAAGAAAAATTTTTCTGATGGCCTTCATGCTGCTTCGTCATAAGTACAAGTTAACACAGAATTTGTGTGGTTTATCACAATTATCATTGTTTTATCTCCACAACATGCTGAACTTTGAAAACAAAATGAGAATGTAAGAAGTAGAAAGGTAGAGCTTAGTGGGATCAGAAGTATGTAGTAAATGTTAAAGTGTGAAAACTTTTTAAAGTATAAAATTCACTGTATCGTCTTTAATCTAGAATTTTGTTAATCTTTGAAGACCTTTTTTGGCTGCATAAGTTTAGTGAAACTCTAACTTCAACTGTATAATAGCTGCTTCTGTATTTCGCTTACTAGTGGAAGGAGTATTGAAGTCCTGTAAAAGAATTGCTTCTTAATTTTCCAAAGAATCTCTGCCAGATGTTTGGATTCCTCCGTTCTTGTGTTTTGTAGCATGTTTGTAAAGATGCATGTTCGTTAAAATTTTGTTAGCTTTCTCTGGTGTGATATCTGGGAAGATAATCTCCGTACGGGTATGAACATATGCATGGATATGTACGTAAATGTAAGTTATACATTCATGCATATGCTCAGATAAATTGTTAAGAACTTGGTGGCCCTAAATAATGTTTAGTGGATGCAAAAGTTATAACCTTAAAAGTTACAACCTTTGGTGAAGTGATATTGGTGGGTAAAGTAGGTGTTGCTGGAATCGCTTTGCAAAACTCTAAAAGAAAAATGTGGCGTTTCATGAATATGAACAGTAAGCTTAATTTTTGTCGATATTTTAGCACCATTTAAAATGTCAATATTGGATAGACACTCAAAATCCAAATGAATAAGGGCTATGTCTGAGGCTTTAGGTTGAAAATAGAAAAGCCAAGTGAAAAGTTTAATAAAAGAGAGGGAAGAAAGGCTTTAAAGTGGGAGAATTCTGTTTCCCATGTTTGGTATTTTGGGACAGAAAGTGGAAGGATCTCAATCCCTTCTCTGGAAGGTCAGGCAGAAAAGGTAAAATAGGAACTTATGTGCTTTTTGCATGTTATGCTATCTGTCCTGTTAAACTAATAGTTCTTGCAGTGGAAAATTCAGTTTTGTTAGAAATTATTTATACTGTCAAAgagcaaaggaagaaaaatacTTGGTGCTACAACAAGGAACCTCGCATTTTTCACGACTTCGCTTAGTTCCTGATTCTGGACTTGTGGCTCTCTTCCTGTAGCCCAACATCCTTTAGGCTAGTACTACTCCCACTGAGGCTAGGTAGTTTGCCTCATGCCCTTCTCAAAGTTTCTTACAGTGTGTGGGAATTAAGAGTGAATTCTATAGAGAGACCCTTACTTCTGTTATCCTTCTATTATGATGAAGATTCATGAACAAGTGactcttctttattttccttttctttaccACGGATCCCTACTTTTCTGTCCCTTTCTTTCAATGCAAAATAAACCTATGTGTTGGACTTATAAAGTGTAagcactctctctctctatgtCTCTCTTGATTTTTAAGAGTTATATGTTTTGTGATGTTTGTCTTGGTTCTGCTATTGCTTTAACCCGGTACTATGTTATACATATTGTTTTTTGTGCGCCCTTGGATGTGCTGTTGCATAGTTTGCCACCTTAAACATCAGTAGTCTGTAGTTGTAGAAATTTAGCTAAATACAATATTGAGAGGACTTATCTCGTTTAAAGCCTCATTGCATAATGGTTTAATATGGTGTACTACATCTTTTTTAGTTTCTACCTCTTTTGCTGCTGTCAGAGTCTAGACATGCTCTTGGTGGTTGTGATTGATACGGAAATGAGTAGCATAACAGAAACTTGTGTGCTATTTGAGTAGACTATGTGGTGCTAAACCTTTCTAAGATGTACTTTTGTTGCAGTGATGGGTTCTTTTTTGCTGTAAAAGAGGTTTCTCTGCTTGATCAAGGAGAAGAGGGAAGGCAAAGCATTTACCAGCTTGAACAGGTCAGTCAGGCTTAGGTGTTTCCTCATGTAACTAAATGTGTGGACCGTGGAGTAACTGAATTAAATccaattcattcatttccatTCTTATATTGCAGGAAATTGCTCTTCTGAGCCAGTTTGAACACGAAAATATAGTTCAGTACTATGGTACCGATAAGGTAAGGTTTATTTGCTTTCTGAGAACTTTGTTTCTCTTCGTCACTCTGTATTTTTGTTGATCCTCTATTCACCCCTGAGCATGATGATCCCCCCTGAGATAAGTATATGTATGTTAAGTACATTTGGTTATGATTGGGTTATACCAAAAAAGAGTTTTAGATGCAATATTTTGTTGGAGAAGGCAAGGTATGCAAGAATGTAAAAAGCATGGACTAGTTGCATTTGCTGTGTTTTCGGCGTAAAATGGAATGAGATGAATAGGGGAGCTTTTCAGGGATCAGAGAAACCTTGATGGTTACAAACCATTGGATTTTATTGGACATGTACTTTTGGAGCAGGTAGACTGTTCCTCATTGGGCAGACTCTTGGATGAACTCATTCTCTGAACTTCCAATGTAAATGTATACATCGTGTAAATGGCGATTGAATTCTCCTGCTTATAAGAAGTCTTGTACCTCTAGAAATCTTACACTTGTAGATGGATTTTACTGAATGGCATACCAATTTGTGAAGCCAGGAAATGGTTAATTAGAATTGCGAAGCTTCTACTGGATTTCTTTTTTTGCTCCAGAAGTTTTGTATGCAGCATGATTATTTATATGCTAGTTGATGTTTTTGCAGGATGACTCCAAACTCTACATTTTTCTTGAGCTGGTAACTAAGGGCTCCCTTTTAAGTTTGTATCAGAAGTATAACCTTAGGGATTCCCAGGTCTCAGCATACACAAGACAAATTCTACATGGTCTGAAGTATCTTCACGATAGAAATGTGGTTCACAGGTGATAAAGCTCAAACACCATCTCTCAATTTTGAGTTTATTATGTTTGGTTATTGTCTTGATATTTGTTCCCTCAAATATGGGTTTTGCAAGACGCTTTGACGCTAATTTCTTTAGCAAATTTTCAACTAAAAGTTGTCTTTGATTTGCTTTTAGGGGATCACAGGGTGGAAAGAGTAGTAATGTTGTCCAACCATATCCCTTCTCCTTCTTCGTCTTCAGCTtttccttctcctcctcctcctcctttttctttttaatcatGAAGTTTCATTTGTGCTTTTGCTGTTAGAGTGGTACTTGGCTGGCAGTTTTATTGTGTTCATGTCAGTTTGATTCTTTAGCTGATGTCTCATATCTCAAAACTGTCTTCCAGGGACATCAAGTGCGCAAATATATTAGTGGATGCTAATGGGTCTGTAAAACTTGCTGATTTTGGTCTTGCAAAGGTTGTAATCTTGTGTATAAATTTCTTCTGGCACTTGCAAATTTTATCCATAATTGCTTTCTAAATGGTTTAGTCTTATTTTTAATCCTATTGTTGCTATGCATATGTTATGCAGGCCACTAAGCTGAATGATGTCAAATCTTGCAAGGGAACTGCATTCTGGATGGCTCCTGAGGTAAGGCTCTTTTTTGCCAATTCTCTTGTAGTTTGATGATTCTTTACTTGACATTGATATAATGTCCCCATTTGTCTTTATATACATAATGCTATCTGGATATGCAATTTGCTGATTTGTGAGTTTGTTAATGAAGATACTGCCCCTCTTTTGAAGTCAAAGAGTTCTGTATAGGTTTGTTAATGAGTTTGTTTGAAGTTCAATTTCCATATCGACCTTAGTTTATGGGGCTTGTATGTTTTTCATTAAAATCTTGGTTAAGGAATTTATGTAGTGATGGCCTATTTTCAGGTCATGATGTAAAGTAATTCATCATTTAGGTTAGACCTAAGTGAATGCAATTAGGTTGCTCATCCATTGAAGGTCGAACTGGACAAACTGGGAGTATTTGGAACTGAATAAAATGTAAAAAGATGAGCTGTTTCACAAAAGTTGCACAATATGGGATGCAATTGAGGCACATCTGTCAAGTTTTTGACATCTCTACTGATGTCGGCTGCCCATAATTACTACTCAATAGGTAATTAGAAGATTCAAAAGCGGGCTAGCTAAAGACTTGATGGTCAAGAAGGATGAATTTGCTATTGGTTGCATTAAAATGAATTAAGGCTGTCAACGTGGCAATCTtgttggagttttattggtgtACACCTTGGGCCAGTGGCTTGGTTCCGTTATTTACATTGGGGTAACGTCTTGTAGTTATTCCCACCTTTGATGAAATATTATTATGTTTTTCCCGTTTGATGAAATATTATTCCCACCAAATTATTGGGCACAATCACTTTGGCTAAATGGGGTTATGAGTGAAACTAAAGTGGGTCTGTCGGGATTGCAAAGATAAATCAGTGTGGAGTTTGAAACAttaaaatatgtatatttatcaCAAATGTAGTATTCAAGTAATTTGGAGACTACTGCGGCTGGGTAACTTTTGGACTTCGATTAACTCTGAAATCATTGTGAAAGAGGGAGAGAAACATGAAGAAGATATGAAGAGAGGAGAGAACATGCCTTTGTCCTCTGCGGGGGAACATGGAAATGGAAGGGAATTTTGTAACTTTGAAGGTGTGTTAGTTTAGTTCTATTCTCAAGGGATCCGTTGGTTttgggagagagagagagagagagagagagagagtaggtGGGAGGATTGTAACTTTGATGGTGCGTGGGTTCAGAATGTTCTGTTCTTGAGGGATCTATCATTTTAGAGAAAGAACTTCATTGGGCTTTCAGGTGTGTTGGTTCTGTTCTGTTATTCAGTGTCCAGCACGCATCTATCAGACGGAAGGAGAAaattttgggggggggggggtgagagagagagagagtagggtgggaaagaaaaatggagggaaaattGTAACTTTCAGATGGTTGGGTACTGTTCTATTCTCGAGGGATTTGCCATTTTCTGTTCAGGAAATGTATTAGGATATTCCAGttccttttgattttgaaatgtttctctTGGAAACAAATGTTTAGCCCCTTTGGTCATAGATAACAAACTACTTTTGGATTTCACATTCATTTCATGTATACActttatctctctctctctctcagaaTTCTTGGTCGTGTGCAATCAGTAGCATTTTGGAATgtcatttttctaattttgatcTGCCATCTTTTTCTGATTATCAACCCTTTTGACTGTAGGTTGTTAATAGGAAGACCCAGGGGTATGGTCTTGCAGCAGACATATGGAGCCTTGGTTGCACAGTCTTAGAGATGTTGACACGCAAGTATCCATACTCGCGTTGGGAACCTGTACGTATCATGTTTTTGTTGTGCTCGTGGGGTAAACAGTATATGCCGTGTCGTGATTCTTATTTAATTAAACCAGTAATTAATGAAAgagttaattacatttacctcctcTGTGGTTTGGCTAAATTATA
It contains:
- the LOC113749088 gene encoding mitogen-activated protein kinase kinase kinase 1-like, producing the protein MHRLPNIFITRKKSGSRMGSRDSPAAKPKPRLERRNALKNIDYELPSTSSEENSSVSSASSSSAAAAAATATRTRSLDLIHPLSEKTSFRIEGNGEGEYEVIFRSLGLSGPEDFAIPTDAWEAMKVRSSSDVLPRFSRLNYSSVSSPGAGDTDGEVCAASPRVSDVISPRNEGIDFGCLSSSVASSGVSLTNPQILGIDFGCSNSSSAISCGDQIIEKIDCGLPGNVPIDVNGGSVGAAPDVVCELLYRLGDSVRITDAISSRIDEQVKLNHVRDGDGNLNGNEGVEIIGRGGGGGGIKGVRPPALAPPPAMSLPVIDNGCSTWDILRSFAPEDDRVPFRFEVSDAVTSDDEGGKGYLEEEEEEVRDVVVRRTITGENGMLSGSCSFTTTSIDDDSSSTTTEPMSNISPNGRFRRIITYWEKGDLLGRGSFGSVYEGIADDGFFFAVKEVSLLDQGEEGRQSIYQLEQEIALLSQFEHENIVQYYGTDKDDSKLYIFLELVTKGSLLSLYQKYNLRDSQVSAYTRQILHGLKYLHDRNVVHRDIKCANILVDANGSVKLADFGLAKATKLNDVKSCKGTAFWMAPEVVNRKTQGYGLAADIWSLGCTVLEMLTRKYPYSRWEPMAALFRIGRGEPPDIPETLSGDAREFILKCLQVNPIARPSAAQLLDHPFVKRALPSSCLASPYHPSRRV